From Scleropages formosus chromosome 9, fSclFor1.1, whole genome shotgun sequence, one genomic window encodes:
- the pign gene encoding GPI ethanolamine phosphate transferase 1 isoform X1, with protein MNLTVFFVVGLLVHIVFFMSIFDIYFTSPLVHGMTPQRVPLAPPAKRLVLFVADGLRADSLLQPNANGTRRAPYIRNIIEEMGSWGVSHTRVPTESRPGHVALIAGFYEDVSAVARGWKENPVEFDSVFNESRNTWCWGSPDILPMFAKGASGDHVYTHMYSAAMEDFAAKDASKLDTWVFDEVKAFFSSAKGNESMLAKLRQEQNVFFLHLLGIDTNGHAHRPMSSEYLKNVEIVDTGVEEVVSIVEDFFDNDGKTAYIFTSDHGMTNWGTHGAGHPSETLTPLVAWGAGVQGPQRVATQHFDDRYLPEWRLENVKRLDVSQADIAPLMSSLIGVPIPLNSVGILPLEYLNNSKVFKAESMYANSLQIMEQFKVKMAQKKDTTLSVLFTPYQLLTESKQLDFIQKARSLIQQGEYDEAISVCHAMIALATEGLTYYHTYDRFFLGCSVVLGFVGWTSYVVLIILKTHAGLRKPRAPRDLTTSKAPGRIFFSVALGITLFLLVQASPWTYYIYCLLPVPIWYSVVKEAGTLSDLISSTPSLPLSKCFGYFLLVIPGIELLVVSFFYRATLTVGLAVLSGWPLFSHLYTKTKAWSLAWTLVCLLLAAFPMMPVVGREPSVTLVMCAGALTVLTSACFLSVSRTRGPVQRRDRQLCACQMVHVALCAYVVSSTHSSLSQKQGLPLFNQLVSWMTLASLFVVPLMSSTRLFQRLLSISLSLVSTYLLLSTGHEALFPPVLSLLMFVWINLEQEATHTQGVSSKVELSSFDFSDSIDITKIRQLKLDDIRRSYFFIFFIVTAFFGTGNIASINSFDPASVYCFLTVFNPFVMGALLMWKVLIPFLIVMCTFETIQVSTQLSSRSLFLIVLVISDLMALHFFFLVKDYGSWLDIGTSISHYVIVMSMTIFLMLLSIVSHILTSRRIHVCRKMKMHFP; from the exons ATGAACCTGACAGTGTTTTTTGTGGTGGGCTTGCTGGTCCACATTGTGTTCTTCATGTCCATATTTGACATCTACTTCACGTCTCCCCTTGTCCACGGCATGACCCCGCAGCGCGTGCCCCTTGCACCACCTGCCAAGCGCCTTGTACTGTTTGTGGCAGACGGCCTCCGAGCCGACAGCTTGCTGCAGCCCAATGCCAATGGGACGCGCAGGGCTCCTTATATAAG GAACATAATTGAAGAAATGGGGAGCTGgggtgtctcacacacacgagTTCCTACGGAGTCGCGTCCAGGCCATGTTGCTCTGATCGCGGGGTTTTATGAAGATGTTAGTGCTGTTGCTAGAG GTTGGAAGGAAAATCCTGTGGAGTTTGACTCTGTGTTTAACGAAAGCAGGAATACCTGGTGCTGGGGAAGTCCAGACATCTTGCCCATGTTTGCTAAAG GTGCCAGCGGGGACCATGTTTACACTCACATGTATTCTGCAGCGATGGAGGATTTTGCTGCCAAGGATGCCTCCAAACTGGACACGTGGGTTTTCGATGAAGTCAAG GCTTTCTTCAGCTCCGCCAAAGGAAATGAATCTATGCTTGCAAAGTTACGGCAGGAACAGAATGTGTTTTTCCTGCATCTGCTGGGAATAGACACAAACGGCCATGCACATAGACCCATGTCGAG tgaatatttaaaaaatgttgaaatcgTTGACACCGGTGTTGAAGAGGTGGTCTCTATAGTTGAAGACTTCTTTGACAATGACGGGAAAACGGCTTATATTTTTACATCTGACCACGGCATGACTAACTGGG GCACCCATGGAGctggacacccttctgaaaCACTCACCCCTCTGGTGGCTTGGGGGGCTGGGGTCCAGGGGCCGCAGAGGGTCGCCACCCAGCACTTTGACGATCGGTATCTACCAG aGTGGCGActagaaaatgtgaaaagattAGATGTCAGCCAG GCAGACATAGCTCCGTTGATGTCCTCTCTAATTGGAGTGCCCATTCCTCTCAATTCTGTG GGCATCCTACCTTTGGAGTACCTCAATAACAGCAAAGTCTTTAAAGCCGAGAGCATGTATGCAAATTCCCTTCAGATTATGGAGCAGTTCAAG GTCAAGATGGCTCAGAAGAAAGACACTACATTATCTGTTCTTTTTACTCCATACCA ATTGCTGACTGAATCCAAGCAGCTGGATTTCATTCAGAAAGCGAGATCCCTCATCCAGCAAGGAGAATATGATGAAGCA ATCAGTGTGTGTCATGCCATGATAGCGCTAGCAACAGAGGGGCTGACCTACTACCACACCTATGACCGCTTCTTCCTGGGCTGCAGCGTGGTCCTGGGCTTTGTGGGCTGGACCTCCTATGTCGTCCTCATCATCCTGAAGACCCACGCTGGCCTACGTAAACCTCGTGCTCCTAGAGATCTG ACGACAAGCAAGGCTCCTGGGCGAATCTTTTTCTCTGTGGCACTGGGAATCACCCTGTTCCTGCTGGTGCAGGCAAGCCCCTGGACGTACTACATTTACTGCCTGCTTCCAGTGCCTATCTGGTACTCTGTGGTCAAAGA GGCTGGAACTCTTTCTGACTTGATAAGCTCCACTCCGTCACTGCCTTTAAGCAAATGTTTTGGGTACTTTCTCCTGGTCATACCTGGCATCGAGCTGCTG GTTGTTAGCTTTTTCTACAGGGCTACGTTAACCGTTGGACTCGCCGTGCTCTCTGGGTGGCCACTTTTCTCCCACCTGTACACTAAAACAAAG gcCTGGTCATTGGCCTGGACCCTGGTCTGCTTGCTCTTGGCAGCCTTCCCCATGATGCCTGTGGTGGGCAGAGAGCCTAGTGTCACCTTGGT GATGTGTGCTGGTGCTCTGACTGTCCTGACCTCGGCCTGCTTCCTATCAGTGTCACGGACACGCGGTCCTGTGCAGAGGAGAGACCGTCAGCTCTGCGCCTGTCAG ATGGTGCATGTGGCCCTGTGTGCCTACGTGGTGAGCAGCACCCACAGCAGCCTCAGCCAGAAGCAGGGCCTGCCTTTGTTCAACCAGCTGGTCAGCTGGATGACGCTGG CCTCATTGTTTGTAGTGCCTCTGATGAGCTCCACCCGCCTCTTCCAGCGCCTGCTGAGCATCTCCCTGTCTCTGGTGTCCACATACCTCCTCCTCAGCACAGG ccaCGAAGCCCTCTTTCCTCCAGTCCTATCATTACTGATGTTTGTGTGGATCAACCTGGAGCAGGAGGCTACGCATACTCAAGGTGTCTCCTCAAAAGTGGAG CTCTCCAGCTTCGATTTCTCTGACAGCATCGACATAACCAAGATCAGGCAACTGAAGCTCGACGACATCAGACGGTCGTACTTCTTT ATTTTCTTCATTGTAACGGCCTTCTTTGGCACAGGCAACATCGCCTCCATCAACAG TTTCGACCCTGCTTCAGTTTACTGCTTTTTGACTGTGTTTAACCCTTTCGTCATGGGAGCGCTGCTGATGTGGAAG GTTTTGATTCCATTCCTCATTGTAATGTGCACGTTTGAGACCATCCAGGTTTCAACACAGCTCTCCTCAAGAAG
- the pign gene encoding GPI ethanolamine phosphate transferase 1 isoform X2: MYGKSRDVWGWKENPVEFDSVFNESRNTWCWGSPDILPMFAKGASGDHVYTHMYSAAMEDFAAKDASKLDTWVFDEVKAFFSSAKGNESMLAKLRQEQNVFFLHLLGIDTNGHAHRPMSSEYLKNVEIVDTGVEEVVSIVEDFFDNDGKTAYIFTSDHGMTNWGTHGAGHPSETLTPLVAWGAGVQGPQRVATQHFDDRYLPEWRLENVKRLDVSQADIAPLMSSLIGVPIPLNSVGILPLEYLNNSKVFKAESMYANSLQIMEQFKVKMAQKKDTTLSVLFTPYQLLTESKQLDFIQKARSLIQQGEYDEAISVCHAMIALATEGLTYYHTYDRFFLGCSVVLGFVGWTSYVVLIILKTHAGLRKPRAPRDLTTSKAPGRIFFSVALGITLFLLVQASPWTYYIYCLLPVPIWYSVVKEAGTLSDLISSTPSLPLSKCFGYFLLVIPGIELLVVSFFYRATLTVGLAVLSGWPLFSHLYTKTKAWSLAWTLVCLLLAAFPMMPVVGREPSVTLVMCAGALTVLTSACFLSVSRTRGPVQRRDRQLCACQMVHVALCAYVVSSTHSSLSQKQGLPLFNQLVSWMTLASLFVVPLMSSTRLFQRLLSISLSLVSTYLLLSTGHEALFPPVLSLLMFVWINLEQEATHTQGVSSKVELSSFDFSDSIDITKIRQLKLDDIRRSYFFIFFIVTAFFGTGNIASINSFDPASVYCFLTVFNPFVMGALLMWKVLIPFLIVMCTFETIQVSTQLSSRSLFLIVLVISDLMALHFFFLVKDYGSWLDIGTSISHYVIVMSMTIFLMLLSIVSHILTSRRIHVCRKMKMHFP; this comes from the exons ATGTATGGAAAATCAAGAGATGTTTGGG GTTGGAAGGAAAATCCTGTGGAGTTTGACTCTGTGTTTAACGAAAGCAGGAATACCTGGTGCTGGGGAAGTCCAGACATCTTGCCCATGTTTGCTAAAG GTGCCAGCGGGGACCATGTTTACACTCACATGTATTCTGCAGCGATGGAGGATTTTGCTGCCAAGGATGCCTCCAAACTGGACACGTGGGTTTTCGATGAAGTCAAG GCTTTCTTCAGCTCCGCCAAAGGAAATGAATCTATGCTTGCAAAGTTACGGCAGGAACAGAATGTGTTTTTCCTGCATCTGCTGGGAATAGACACAAACGGCCATGCACATAGACCCATGTCGAG tgaatatttaaaaaatgttgaaatcgTTGACACCGGTGTTGAAGAGGTGGTCTCTATAGTTGAAGACTTCTTTGACAATGACGGGAAAACGGCTTATATTTTTACATCTGACCACGGCATGACTAACTGGG GCACCCATGGAGctggacacccttctgaaaCACTCACCCCTCTGGTGGCTTGGGGGGCTGGGGTCCAGGGGCCGCAGAGGGTCGCCACCCAGCACTTTGACGATCGGTATCTACCAG aGTGGCGActagaaaatgtgaaaagattAGATGTCAGCCAG GCAGACATAGCTCCGTTGATGTCCTCTCTAATTGGAGTGCCCATTCCTCTCAATTCTGTG GGCATCCTACCTTTGGAGTACCTCAATAACAGCAAAGTCTTTAAAGCCGAGAGCATGTATGCAAATTCCCTTCAGATTATGGAGCAGTTCAAG GTCAAGATGGCTCAGAAGAAAGACACTACATTATCTGTTCTTTTTACTCCATACCA ATTGCTGACTGAATCCAAGCAGCTGGATTTCATTCAGAAAGCGAGATCCCTCATCCAGCAAGGAGAATATGATGAAGCA ATCAGTGTGTGTCATGCCATGATAGCGCTAGCAACAGAGGGGCTGACCTACTACCACACCTATGACCGCTTCTTCCTGGGCTGCAGCGTGGTCCTGGGCTTTGTGGGCTGGACCTCCTATGTCGTCCTCATCATCCTGAAGACCCACGCTGGCCTACGTAAACCTCGTGCTCCTAGAGATCTG ACGACAAGCAAGGCTCCTGGGCGAATCTTTTTCTCTGTGGCACTGGGAATCACCCTGTTCCTGCTGGTGCAGGCAAGCCCCTGGACGTACTACATTTACTGCCTGCTTCCAGTGCCTATCTGGTACTCTGTGGTCAAAGA GGCTGGAACTCTTTCTGACTTGATAAGCTCCACTCCGTCACTGCCTTTAAGCAAATGTTTTGGGTACTTTCTCCTGGTCATACCTGGCATCGAGCTGCTG GTTGTTAGCTTTTTCTACAGGGCTACGTTAACCGTTGGACTCGCCGTGCTCTCTGGGTGGCCACTTTTCTCCCACCTGTACACTAAAACAAAG gcCTGGTCATTGGCCTGGACCCTGGTCTGCTTGCTCTTGGCAGCCTTCCCCATGATGCCTGTGGTGGGCAGAGAGCCTAGTGTCACCTTGGT GATGTGTGCTGGTGCTCTGACTGTCCTGACCTCGGCCTGCTTCCTATCAGTGTCACGGACACGCGGTCCTGTGCAGAGGAGAGACCGTCAGCTCTGCGCCTGTCAG ATGGTGCATGTGGCCCTGTGTGCCTACGTGGTGAGCAGCACCCACAGCAGCCTCAGCCAGAAGCAGGGCCTGCCTTTGTTCAACCAGCTGGTCAGCTGGATGACGCTGG CCTCATTGTTTGTAGTGCCTCTGATGAGCTCCACCCGCCTCTTCCAGCGCCTGCTGAGCATCTCCCTGTCTCTGGTGTCCACATACCTCCTCCTCAGCACAGG ccaCGAAGCCCTCTTTCCTCCAGTCCTATCATTACTGATGTTTGTGTGGATCAACCTGGAGCAGGAGGCTACGCATACTCAAGGTGTCTCCTCAAAAGTGGAG CTCTCCAGCTTCGATTTCTCTGACAGCATCGACATAACCAAGATCAGGCAACTGAAGCTCGACGACATCAGACGGTCGTACTTCTTT ATTTTCTTCATTGTAACGGCCTTCTTTGGCACAGGCAACATCGCCTCCATCAACAG TTTCGACCCTGCTTCAGTTTACTGCTTTTTGACTGTGTTTAACCCTTTCGTCATGGGAGCGCTGCTGATGTGGAAG GTTTTGATTCCATTCCTCATTGTAATGTGCACGTTTGAGACCATCCAGGTTTCAACACAGCTCTCCTCAAGAAG